Proteins encoded by one window of Cylindrospermum stagnale PCC 7417:
- a CDS encoding ATP-binding protein → MSYIAYLRSIKNELQRTGRAKKNLRVKTIMEQFGYQRRSQAFIDDFNTALLTLRLCANPAFDLYIPLDTKIAISLQGFPGGKSNQVANTEPIAKRLRQPIAVKHDFFYYLFDFGSEQEYERFQACLDSNQPVGIFLIPQAEDFFSDIAVKIFSYELIRKYQYRGNSDIPKSSNRKFSTNIVESDQGYENNQEDSLSDASIFHFYRSTMTSVILGTTGMELLDSEKFDEQFEQISLYANKYNSAQFFILFHCPSVSEIQSQQKEDALGHLVDRVARKIPFTFTLRCKYSNEDSIEQREEIYAHFRLLMELPCYEIEEDNASLLNYFLELQKAQIQAESQLLIRMKPEHLCNLKWQQETTEYIYFKYFAIKTLESLGYELSNIGCEVELTSRDEETTDEEMAEDDEDYQNEIIEVYVKNKVVVEIETLKYQDFGDNNLFFDMVKRILRKSKVWPNNLESVWLVLPGFEIARNYYQLKKTQQILEYKLSEYYGDGFQIVVMAPDYEKYQLVPVSFDSIDYPSFEFAAKKPRLVQTYPIAKQAKLNFNQVKGLNEEKEKLSKLLKLQSQGHKGSIGGILFYGLPGCGKTLMANAFANESGRYFFKFSPADIISMWIGQSQKNLRDIFAQAKKKAPSVLFIDELDSIGFNRNDDNAHTDQKATINQLLIELNNIKDSDVIVIAATNYLSGIDSALKRSGRLDWKIPIFPPDASERQELFKHYLSQIDINQLVNFEILAEQSSRFTSSDIELVCREVSNSLFLDEINSALTTSDVITYINNLQDGGLSLTQEQVKEFLDECKRLSVKNPKLETLRREWGLDQD, encoded by the coding sequence ATGTCCTATATAGCCTACTTACGGTCTATCAAAAATGAACTCCAGAGAACTGGCAGAGCAAAAAAGAACCTGCGAGTTAAAACCATCATGGAACAGTTTGGTTACCAGCGCCGAAGTCAAGCATTTATAGATGATTTTAATACTGCTCTTTTGACATTAAGACTTTGTGCAAATCCGGCATTTGATCTATATATTCCTTTAGACACCAAAATAGCAATTTCTCTTCAGGGATTTCCCGGGGGAAAATCAAATCAAGTAGCTAATACAGAACCAATTGCCAAAAGACTTCGGCAACCCATTGCAGTTAAACATGATTTTTTCTATTATTTATTTGATTTTGGCTCCGAGCAAGAATATGAACGTTTCCAAGCTTGTTTAGACTCAAATCAACCAGTGGGAATTTTTTTGATTCCCCAAGCAGAAGATTTTTTTTCTGATATTGCTGTAAAGATTTTCAGTTATGAATTAATTAGAAAATATCAATATCGAGGCAATAGTGATATTCCTAAATCTTCTAACAGAAAATTTTCGACAAATATTGTTGAGTCAGATCAAGGGTATGAAAATAACCAAGAAGATTCCCTTTCTGACGCTAGTATTTTTCACTTTTATCGTTCAACCATGACTAGCGTTATACTTGGTACAACTGGCATGGAATTGCTAGATTCTGAAAAATTTGACGAGCAGTTTGAACAGATATCTTTATATGCAAACAAGTATAATTCTGCACAATTCTTTATTTTATTTCATTGTCCATCAGTATCAGAAATTCAATCTCAGCAGAAAGAAGATGCTTTGGGACATTTAGTAGATAGGGTTGCCAGGAAAATTCCTTTTACTTTTACTCTTAGATGTAAATATTCAAATGAAGATTCTATTGAGCAAAGAGAAGAAATATATGCCCATTTTCGGCTGCTGATGGAACTTCCATGCTATGAAATAGAAGAAGATAATGCATCTCTGCTGAATTATTTTCTAGAACTACAAAAAGCACAAATTCAAGCTGAATCACAGTTATTAATAAGGATGAAACCTGAACATTTATGCAATCTAAAATGGCAGCAAGAAACTACAGAATATATCTATTTTAAGTATTTTGCTATAAAGACTCTGGAAAGCCTAGGATACGAATTGTCTAATATAGGCTGTGAAGTAGAATTGACTTCTAGGGATGAAGAAACAACAGACGAAGAGATGGCAGAAGATGATGAAGACTACCAAAATGAAATCATAGAAGTATATGTAAAAAACAAGGTGGTCGTAGAGATAGAAACTCTTAAATATCAAGATTTTGGCGACAATAATCTTTTCTTTGACATGGTTAAGAGGATTTTGAGAAAATCAAAGGTATGGCCTAACAACTTGGAGAGTGTCTGGTTAGTACTTCCAGGTTTTGAGATTGCCCGTAACTATTACCAACTTAAAAAAACTCAGCAAATATTAGAATATAAATTATCTGAATATTATGGTGATGGTTTCCAGATTGTAGTCATGGCTCCCGATTATGAAAAATACCAATTAGTGCCAGTATCCTTTGACTCAATTGATTATCCATCTTTTGAGTTTGCAGCTAAAAAGCCTAGGTTAGTACAAACATACCCAATCGCTAAACAAGCTAAACTTAACTTTAATCAAGTTAAAGGTCTAAATGAGGAAAAGGAAAAATTAAGCAAACTTCTCAAGCTGCAATCTCAAGGACATAAAGGTTCAATTGGTGGTATTCTCTTCTATGGGTTGCCTGGTTGCGGTAAAACTCTCATGGCAAATGCATTTGCCAATGAATCTGGCAGATATTTTTTTAAGTTTTCTCCTGCTGATATAATCAGTATGTGGATCGGTCAAAGTCAGAAAAACCTGCGTGATATCTTTGCTCAAGCTAAAAAGAAAGCTCCTTCAGTTTTATTCATTGATGAGTTAGACAGTATTGGGTTTAACCGTAATGATGACAATGCACATACTGACCAAAAAGCAACCATTAACCAATTGCTAATTGAACTGAATAATATAAAAGATAGTGATGTAATTGTGATTGCTGCAACCAATTATCTCAGTGGTATTGATAGTGCTTTAAAACGTTCTGGTAGATTGGATTGGAAGATTCCTATTTTTCCTCCAGATGCATCGGAGAGACAAGAGTTATTCAAACACTACCTGTCACAAATTGATATAAATCAGCTAGTTAATTTTGAAATTTTGGCAGAGCAAAGTTCTAGGTTTACCTCATCAGATATTGAGTTGGTGTGTCGAGAAGTTAGCAATTCCCTCTTTCTGGATGAAATAAATTCGGCTCTCACAACTTCAGATGTCATTACATATATTAACAATCTCCAAGATGGTGGTTTAAGTCTGACTCAAGAGCAGGTAAAGGAATTTTTGGATGAGTGTAAGCGGTTAAGTGTAAAAAATCCCAAGTTGGAAACTTTGAGACGGGAATGGGGATTAGATCAGGATTAA
- a CDS encoding alpha/beta hydrolase: MFVTHKLKRKQLLICIGILAIAYSSACLLLFLRQRYVIFRPSSQFLTLPSSPDFQLPYQDERISIAGSSEYIHGWWIAAPTPQEKLSAIPNEPTRVLTSPKVILYFCGAAGNKGYYNHVARLQGLRQLGFSVLVIDYRGFGSSQGNFPSESQLYQDSQIAWDYLVRVRRIPPEQIVIYGESLGGAVAINLAIQHSEASALIIQSSFTSMAEEIKHRNWLWMFPVDLLLTQRFDSISKVSSLRLPVLFIHGTADSVVPSYMSQQLYNAAPEPKQLFLIPGGEHFRIYQPGRNSYFQAIQKFIEKRF; encoded by the coding sequence ATGTTTGTTACTCACAAGTTGAAGCGCAAACAGCTACTAATATGTATAGGAATTTTAGCGATCGCATATTCTTCAGCTTGCCTGTTACTATTTTTGCGGCAGCGTTATGTTATCTTTCGCCCCAGTTCACAATTTTTAACTCTACCCAGTTCCCCAGACTTTCAACTCCCCTATCAAGATGAGCGCATCAGCATTGCAGGCTCTAGTGAATATATCCACGGTTGGTGGATTGCAGCGCCAACACCCCAAGAGAAACTCTCCGCCATCCCAAATGAACCTACGAGGGTTTTAACATCCCCTAAAGTGATTTTATATTTTTGTGGTGCTGCTGGTAATAAGGGTTACTACAATCATGTAGCCAGACTTCAGGGGTTGCGACAGTTGGGTTTTTCTGTATTGGTGATAGACTATCGAGGTTTTGGCAGCAGTCAGGGGAATTTTCCTAGTGAGTCTCAGCTTTATCAAGATAGCCAGATAGCTTGGGATTACTTAGTTAGAGTACGACGCATTCCACCTGAACAAATTGTCATTTATGGAGAATCCCTTGGGGGTGCTGTAGCGATAAATTTGGCAATCCAACACTCAGAAGCCAGTGCTTTAATTATACAAAGTTCTTTTACCTCAATGGCTGAGGAAATCAAGCACCGAAATTGGTTATGGATGTTTCCCGTAGATTTGCTACTGACGCAAAGGTTTGATTCTATCTCGAAGGTTTCTTCTCTACGTCTTCCTGTTCTGTTTATTCATGGAACTGCTGACAGCGTTGTTCCATCCTATATGAGTCAGCAGTTATACAATGCTGCACCTGAACCTAAACAACTATTTTTAATTCCCGGTGGTGAACATTTCCGGATTTATCAGCCGGGGAGAAATTCGTATTTCCAAGCAATTCAGAAGTTTATAGAGAAACGCTTCTAA